The Pelodiscus sinensis isolate JC-2024 chromosome 30, ASM4963464v1, whole genome shotgun sequence genome has a window encoding:
- the KHNYN gene encoding protein KHNYN translates to MEAGTMATGGLDEFAIPEEARVAVTEQRPHIERLFGVELNVLGVLGAKPGPSSASPGAGQIWLQLQGPRQELQKAKDYIKGLCNPELSEEVCYPKDMQCVFVGAQGLFLDCLTKGTSAHLVLLNPGSLLVSGLAEAFVMAQSRIQEFVEKYQKTPRLPDEQDVLVKKAFRELVEFHDDKHAMDLLILPTPLKEELLNLVRDIQEEDGARAPWNGACGPPGVGQDRPPWWEAKAAGGGRPQGQSQDFFDISRPPDRTKLEGERPALYERSSKPTPGWGTSQEAQEDSTLPRSQDVARGVEERGPEETSQDEEEKEPSVGALSSSWTEKEFQMMLNFFKTMGYEERVVKKVLKDGGVRETPSQILDRVQMEQASFSRQERGPVPFQEPRAREMSSPPPPPPSLPPSLESTQHENEYLLEVIKAAAANCGHSPSEIPAELQTGAPLAGLLRKLNEKANRQEEARVENGPERRGSRREGVPALSNGKVYLQGPPHCEPERKDGSCLHRAVRGPPPFSESSDFPMDVTPVASPAWAAEESQPTVDMDPVPTVTGAQRFKEAIQTPFKLNLANTPGKKNLRRIIIDGSNIAMVHGLHQFFSCRGIALAVQYFWDRGHREVTVFVPQWRMGKAARVEERHFLMQLRDLSLLSLTPSRQVEGKRITPYDDRFMLKLAEETDGIIVTNDQLRDLMQESKKWVGIIKERLLQFTFVGNIFMVPDDPLGREGPTLDEFLQKPLRPKPPTCHSFAGRGVPLPAPSRPASQTEVLRLRDRKPPGERQRRRQPQEEKAEEAEAVRMPWETERLRQALLAIFMGQEQKVDFVLHREPCSRDLNKLSEALLSLNF, encoded by the exons ATGGAGGCAGGCACCATGGCGACGGGGGGGCTGGATGAGTTTGCCATCCCCGAGGAGGCCCGGGTGGCCGTGACGGAGCAGCGGCCCCATATCGAGCGGCTCTTCGGCGTGGAGCTGAAtgtgctgggggtgctgggggccaaGCCGGGCCCCTCCTCTGCCTCGCCGGGCGCTGGGCAgatctggctgcagctgcagggcccccggcaggagctgcagaaagcaaaG GACTACATCAAGGGTCTCTGCAACCCGGAGTTGAGCGAGGAAGTCTGCTACCCTAAGGACATGCAATGCGTCTTCGTGGGAGCTCAAGGTCTCTTCCTGGACTGCCTCACTAAAGGGACCTCTGCCCACCTGGTCCTGCTCAACCCCGGCTCCCTGCTGGTCTCAGGCCTAGCCGAGGCCTTTGTGATGGCTCAGAGCCGTATCCAGGAGTTCGTGGAGAAGTACCAGAAGACGCCCCGGCTGCCCGATGAGCAGGACGTGCTAGTGAAGAAGGCCTTCCGGGAGCTGGTGGAGTTCCATGATGACAAACACGCCATGGACCTGCTCATCCTACCCACCCCGCTCAAGGAGGAGCTGCTCAACCTGGTGCGGGACATCCAGGAGGAAGATGGGGCCCGGGCACCGTGGAACGGTGCCTGCGGGCCACCGGGCGTCGGTCAAGACCGGCCGCCATGGTGGGAAGCCAAAGCAGCTGGTGGGGGTAGGCCTCAGGGACAATCCCAGGACTTCTTTGACATCAGTAGACCTCCAGACCGGACAAAGCTGGAGGGTGAGCGGCCAGCGCTTTATGAGCGGTCATCGAAACCGACCCCAGGTTGGGGCACTAGCCAGGAGGCTCAGGAAGACTCAACGTTGCCCCGCAGTCAGGATGTGGCGAGAGGTGTGGAGGAAAGGGGACCGGAGGAGACCAGCCAGGATGAAGAGGAGAAGGAACCATCGGTCGGGGCCCTGTCGTCGTCATGGACGGAGAAGGAGTTTCAGATGATGCTCAACTTCTTCAAGACCATGGGTTACGAGGAGCGGGTGGTGAAGAAGGTACTGAAGGATGGCGGTGTGCGAGAGACCCCCTCGCAGATCCTGGACAGGGTCCAAATGGAGCAGGCATCCTTCTCCCGGCAGGAGCGTGGCCCTGTGCCCTTCCAGGAGCCCCGGGCAAGGGAGAtgtcgtctcctcctcctcctcctccttctcttccgcCATCACTGGAGAGCACCCAACATGAAAACGAATACCTGCTGGAGGTGATCAAGGCAGCGGCAGCCAACTGTGGCCACTCCCCCAGCGAGATCCCAGCAGAGCTCCAGACAGGGGCCCCCTTGGCCGGGTTGCTGAGGAAACTCAACGAGAAAGCCAACCGCCAAGAGGAGGCCAGGGTGGAGAATGGGCCGGAGCGCAGAGGCAGCCGCAGAGAGGGAGTGCCGGCCCTCTCCAATGGCAAGGTGTATCTCCAGGGTCCACCTCACTGTGAGCCAGAGAGGAAAGACGGGTCTTGTCTCCACAGGGCGGTTCGTGGCCCACCTCCCTTCTCAGAAAGCTCTGATTTCCCCATGGACGTGACCCCTGTGGCTTCGCCTGCATGGGCAGCCGAGGAGAGCCAGCCAACTGTGGACATGGACCCAGTGCCGACCGTGACTGGAGCCCAGCGGTTCAAGGAAGCCATCCAGACACCCTTCAAGCTCAACTTGGCCAACACACCCGGGAAAAAGAACCTACGGAGGATCATTATCGATGGCAGCAACATAGCCATGGT GCACGGCTTACACCAGTTCTTCTCCTGCCGGGGCATTGCCCTGGCTGTGCAGTATTTCTGGGACCGGGGGCACCGGGAGGTGACAGTCTTCGTGCCGCAGTGGCGGATGGGGAAGGCGGCCAGGGTGGAAG AGAGACATTTCCTGATGCAGCTGCGGGACCTGAGCCTCCTGTCGCTGACGCCCTCCCGCCAGGTGGAAGGGAAGCGCATCACCCCCTACGACGACAG GTTCATGCTCAAGCTGGCCGAGGAGACCGACGGGATCATCGTCACCAACGACCAGCTCCGGGACCTCATGCAGGAGTCCAAGAAATGGGTCGGGATCATCAAAGAGAG gCTGCTGCAATTCACCTTCGTGGGCAACATCTTCATGGTTCCTGACGACCCCCTGGGACGAGAGGGTCCCACCCTGGACGAATTCCTGCAGAAACCCCTCAG GCCGAAGCCACCCACGTGCCACTCCTTCGCGGGGCGCGGggtcccccttcccgcccccagccGGCCGGCGTCCCAGACAGAGGTGCTGCGGCTGCGGGACCGGAAGCCGCCCGGGGAGCGGCAGCGGCGGAGGCAGCCCCAGGAGGAGAAGGCAGAGGAGGCGGAGGCAGTACGGATGCCGTGGGAGACAGAGCGGCTGAGGCAGGCGCTGCTGGCCATCttcatggggcaggagcagaaggtGGATTTTGTCCTGCACCGAGAACCGTGCAGCCGGGACCTCAACAAGCTCTCAGAAGCCCTGCTGAGCCTCAACTTCTGA
- the LOC142821041 gene encoding uncharacterized protein LOC142821041 encodes MAGIVPRAGAPGTDVFATPDGFFVVRSDLGCFLRALTGLAPAGAEICRLHPACQGGDHYVGEASGAAVCILRGEAFQRTADLGAAPGPEAFPLHPACRGGDHYVSGGGRFVVLFLARGVALSVADLSTGAGAEETPLDPAARCGLYYYAPDATRLALLRVDAQRGLCTQVGSGSGPGEVLPVPAAVASFLPGGLALVHGAAFGAWECIQRLENDTDGPLPGSYELSRPVGYVEQKWADWTFSPAGAPAPADLAGALLRAQFALPPAYGGLGLRTEQEEWEAAAEEGEELRIILQPRQKLYWWQYRLGLGARPVLFCRSLKVTRSLAPPDLLPLPRSGTGAVTREGRLVAE; translated from the coding sequence ATGGCTGGGATCGTCCCGCGGGCCGGCGCCCCCGGCACCGACGTCTTCGCCACCCCCGACGGCTTCTTCGTGGTGCGCTCCgacctgggctgcttcctgcggGCGCTCACCGGCCTCGCCCCGGCGGGGGCCGAGATCTGCCGCCTGCACCCTGCCTGCCAGGGCGGGGACCACTACGTGGGTGAGGCCTCCGGCGCCGCCGTCTGCATCCTCCGGGGGGAGGCCTTCCAGCGCACGGCCGACCTGGGTGCCGCCCCTGGCCCCGAGGCCTTCCCCCTGCACCCCGCCTGCCGCGGCGGGGACCACTACGTCTCCGGGGGCGGCCGCTTCGTCGTCCTCTTCCTGGCCCGCGGCGTGGCCCTGTCCGTGGCCGACTTGAGCACGGGGGCCGGGGCGGAGGAGACGCCCCTGGACCCCGCCGCCCGCTGCGGGCTCTACTACTACGCCCCCGACGCGACCCGCCTGGCGTTGCTGCGAGTGGACGCCCAGAGGGGACTGTGCACCCAGGtcggctccggctccggccccGGGGAGGTCCTCCCGGTCCCGGCAGCCGTGGCCAGCTTCCTCCCCGGCGGGCTGGCGCTGGTCCACGGGGCCGCCTTCGGGGCATGGGAATGCATCCAGCGGCTGGAGAACGACACGGACGGGCCGCTGCCCGGCAGCTACGAGCTCAGCCGGCCGGTGGGGTACGTGGAGCAGAAATGGGCCGACTGGACCTTCTCCCCGGCCGGTGCCCCGGCGCCCGCGGACCTCGCCGGGGCCCTGCTCCGGGCCCagttcgccctgccccccgcctacGGTGGGCTGGGGCTCCGGACGGAGCAGGAGGAGTgggaggcggcggcggaggaaggggaagagctgagGATCATTCTCCAGCCCCGGCAGAAGCTCTATTGGTGGCAGTACCGCCTGGGCTTGGGGGCCCGGCCTGTCCTCTTCTGCCGCTCCCTCAAGGTGACCCGGAGTCTGGCGCCGCCCGACCTCCTGCCGCTGCCCCGCTCGGGCACAGGGGCCGTGACTagggaggggaggctggtggCGGAATAA